The Microbacterium forte sequence TCGCGACGCTCGTGGGCCGATGACGACCGAGCAGCGGCCGACCGCCTCGATCTGGGACCGAGAACGACTCTGGGTCACTGCCGGCGCGGTCGCGCTGATCTTCCTCGCCGCGATCGAGGCGCTGGCTGTCACGACCGTCATGCCGATCGTCAGTGAGGCGCTCGACGGACGCGATCTGTACGCCGTAGCCTTCGCCGGCACGCTCGCGACGAGTGTGATCGGCATGGTCGCCGCGGGTGCCTGGTCGGATGCTCGAGGGCCCCGTGGCGCCCTGTACGCCGCGGTGTCGCTGTTCATCGCCGGTCTGCTGCTGTCGGGCTTCGCCGTGACGATGGACCAGTTCCTCATCGGGCGCCTGGTGCAGGGGCTCGGCGCGGGAGGACAGACCGTGGCGCTGTACGTCGTGGTCGCTCGGCTGTATCCACCGCAACTTCACGGCAGAGTGTTCGCGGCGTTCGCCGCCGCATGGGTGGTGCCGTCGATGATCGGTCCCTTCCTCGCCGGGGCGGTCGCCGAGTACCTCGATTGGCGCTGGGCCTTCCTCGGCGTCGCCGTGCTGACGGGCGTCGCCTTCGTGATCGTCGTGGCGCGGCTGCGAGGCGTCGACCTCGGACGCGGCGAGCCGCAGAATCGCCGGGCGCTCGTCATCCGCCTTGTTCTCGCGGTGGTCGTCGCTGTCTTCGCCGTGCTGATCGGCTTCACTGCGGAGATGACCGTGCGCCTCGCATGGCCGGTGGCGATCGGATCCGTCATCGTGATCGGTGTCGCGCTGCTGCCGCTCGTTCCCCGGCGCACCCTCCGTGCCGGGCGCGGTCTGCCGAGCGTCGTCCTCATGCGCGGCATCGCCGCAGGCGCGTTCTTCGCGGCCGAGGCATACGTCCCCTATCTGTTGATGGAGCGCTTCGACTTCACGGCGACCTGGGCGGGGATCGCGCTCATGCTCGCCGCCTTCGCATGGGCCGGAGCTTCGCAGCTGCAGGGGGCCTTCGGAGAACGACTGGGCAACACCCGCATCACCGTGATCAGCCTGTCGCTCCTCCTCGTGGCGCTCGTGCTCGTGCTCGCTGCGGCGCAGTGGGGAGTGTCGCCGGTATTCGTCGTCGTGGGGTGGGGCTTCGCCGGCGGCGGCATGGGGCTGCTGTATCCGCGCCTCACAGTGCTCACCCTCGCCTATTCGAACGAGGGCAATCAGGGCTTCAACTCGTCGGCGCTGTCGATCTCCGACGCCGCGGGCTCAGCTGTGGCGATCGCGCTGGCCGGATTGCTCGTCGCGACGCTGGGCGGCGAGGCCGCATCGTTCGGGGTGGTGTTCGCGTTCTGCCTCGGTCTGGTGCTGCTGGCGTCGGTGCCGGGGCTCAGACTGGGCCATGCCGCGGAGTCGTCCGAGGGCTGACCACTGCACCGAGCGAGTCCCCTGCGAGCGCGGTGACGCCCAGGTCGAAGACCCGATCGAGGCCGGCGGTGACATCGTCCGTGCCGTCGGTGAGAGCGGCCCCGTGGCTGTCGGCGTGCATGCGCTGCTGAACGAGTGTCGCGTGCCCGAGCACGAAGTGCAGCATCGCCGCTGCCCGATCGGCGGCTTCTGCGTGCCCGTGGCGCGCGAGCGCGGCCTCGAGCGCGGTCTGGGCATACGACGAGCCGAGCCGCAGGGCGTAGGTGCTGAGCACGAGCTCCGCACCGTCGCGGTAGGTGAACAGGGCGTCGCGGATGCCGCGCGCGGTGGTCAGCACGTCGGCATCGTCGCGGGGGATCCCCGCGGTGATCCGGTCGGCGAGCTCTGCCAGCAGTTCCTGCTTGCTCGAGAAGTGCCAGTAGAGAGCGCTCGGCTGAACATCGAGCCTGCCCGCGATCCGGCGCATCGACAGGTCGGCGAGGCCGACCTCGTCGAGGAGGGCCAGCGCCACGCGTGCGACGCCATCGCGGTCGTGACGGGCGGAGTTGTGCTCTGGGCTCATGTGATCACTATAGTGAACACCGTTCAGGTGAACAGTGTTCAGGAAGGTGTCGGATCATGACCCAGCAACGCGATGACCTCGGTCGCGAACTAGCAAGAGTGGCGATCTTCGCCGCGCTCATCATCGTTCTCGGCATGGTGACGGTGCCGATTCCCGGCGGTGTGCCGATCACCGCGCAGACATTGGGGGTCATGCTCGCCGGTGCGGTGCTCGGACCCCGACTGGCTCCGCTCTCGATTCTTCTGGTGCTCGCTCTCGCGGCGATCGGACTGCCCGTCCTCGCCGGTGGGCGCGGCGGCCTCGGTGTCTTCGTCGGCCCGACCGCCGGATATCTGCTCGGGTGGGTGGCAGGCGTCATCGTGATCGGTCTCATCGTGGGCCGCGGTCGGCTCAGCTGGTGGCGAATCGCCCTCGGCGTCGTCGTCGGAGGCATCCTGGTGGTGTATCTCTGTGGGATCCCCGTGACAGCGCTCGTTCTCGGGCTCGAACTCGGCCCGACCGCGCTCGCGAGTCTGGTGTTCCTCCCCGGCGATCTGCTCAAAGCGGCCGCGGCGACGGCGCTCGTTCTGGCGCTGCGACGCGCGTACCCCCGGGCGTTCGCCGCGCGTTCGATCGCAGCGCCCTCATCCGTCCGTGCGATCTGAGACCGCGGTCGGATCGATCTCACTCGACGGTGTCGCCGTCGAGAGGGAAGGGCGGGCGATCCTGCGCGACGTGAGTGTCGAGCTCACGGCGCAGAGGATCGCGGTGATCGGCGCGAACGGGTCGGGCAAGTCCACCTTCGCGCGTCTGCTGAACGGCCTCGTGCTGCCGGATGCAGGCCGAGTCACGGTTCACGATCTCGATTCGCGGCGGGACACGAAGGCTCTTCGACGGAGGGTCGGTTTCGTCTTCACCGACCCTCAGTCGCAGATCCTGATGCCGACGCCCGCTGAGGACCTCGCGCTCTCGCTGCGCGGTTCGCCCCGCACGGAGATCGCCAGCCGGGTGGCCGGGGCACTCGCCGAGCACGGGCTGACCGACAGGGCGGACGTGCCCGCGTCCGACCTGTCCGGCGGTCAGAAGCAGCTGCTCGCTCTCGCGTCGGTTCTGATCACCGAGCCGCGCCTGATCGTGGCCGATGAGCCGACCACGCTGCTTGATCTGCGCAACTCCCGAAGGGTCTCCGACCTGCTGCTGGCACTGCCGTCGCAGGTCGTCATCGTCACCCACGACCTCGACCTCGCGGCGAGATGCGACCATGCGGTGCTCTTCGACGCGGGTTCGCTCCTCGCAGCGGGCACCCCGGACGACGTGATCGCCGAGTACCGCGGGCGGTGCGGATGATCCAGTCGTACCGGCTAGGGGCCAGCATCGTCCACCGGATGTCGGCGGGGCCCAAACTCGCGCTCTTCGCGGTACTCGCGCTCGTGTCGTCCGCGTACCCGCATGACGGGTGGAGCGTCACCGTCTCGCTCGTCGTCGTGTGCACGCTCTATCTCGTCGCCGGGCTGCCGGTGAGGGTCCTGATCGCCGAGATCTGGCGGCTGCGCTGGCTCGTGCTGGTTCTCGGGACGGCATTGTGGATCTTCGTGTCGCCGCTGACCGCGTGGATCAGCACGAGCAGGGTCGCGTCGCTGCTCCTGCTGGCTGCGCTTCTCACGATCACCACCCGGATGGGTGATCTGCTCGCCGTTCTGCATCGGATGCTGCGGCCGCTGCGTCGGCTGGGTGTCGATGCCGATGCGGTCGCGATGACGATCTCGCTGACGCTCACGATGATTCCGGTGGTCGCCGGATTCGCCCATGCTGTGCGGGAGGCGCAGCGTGCGCGCGGCGTTCGTCCGGGCCTTCGAACCACCGTGCCGCTGATGGTCAGGACGCTACGCCACGCGGACGAGGTCGGCGACGCTCTCGCCGCCCGCGGTCTGGTGTGATCGGCGTGCGAGGCGTTGGGAGAGCAGCATTCCGCCGACGGCGAGTGCGGCCGTCAGAACCGTCGTTCCTGCGACGAGAAGCAGCACGACCGAGGCGACGCCGAGTGCGGCTGCGATCGCGATCCGGCGAGTCGAGTCAGCGGCTGGTGGGGACGGCTGCGTCTCGACGCGCGTGAACGCCAGCGCGATCGCCGCGGTGAGAGTCAGCGCGGTAGCGAGCCAGAGCGGGCGAGACACCCACCATGCGAGGGTGCTCGGCTCCGGCAGCGCGATGCCGCTGCCGAGCGAGGCCATGGCGCAGATCCCGGCCATGGCGAGCAGCGTCGGCATGTGCCACAGGTAGATCGTCATGGTGCGTCTGTTGACGAACGCGGCGAGTGCGGCCGGGGCTGGGCGGCGGCTGAACGCATCGATGCGATCGCGGAGAAGCGAGACGGCGCTCAGGTGCACGACTCCGACGAGAAGCAGGGCACCTGTGGGCGGGTTGATGTTGGCGATGAGGTCAGGGGAGTAGACGCCGGTGGAGAAGACACCGACGAGTGTGATCGATGCGACAGCTCCCGCGATCGCCCGTGCTCGTCGGCTCAGTCCGTCGATCGTGCCATCGGCGAGGAAGAAGCCGATCTGCTGCAGCGCGAGCCAGACGAATGCGAGATTCAGGAAGCCCACCCACTCGAATCCGGTGATCGCCCGGAGCGCGTCGACGGCGAGCGCAGCCGCGACCAGCGAGGCCACCGTGATCAGCGGCTTCCGGGCGTGAGCCTTCGCGAGTGCAGGAAGAAGCGCCTGGCACCCCAGGAAGACGGCGAGGAACCACAGCGGCTGGCTGTAACGGAAGCCGGCGACGGCGATGATGTCGGCCGGGACGCCGGCGATGCTCAGCGCCGCGAGTGCCGCGCCCACAATCCCGATCGCGAACAGGGCCGGCCGCAGCAGCCGGTGCACCCGGGCGGCGATGAAGGAGGCCGCGGCGCCGCCGCGCGCCTGCGTGCGCCGGAAGGAGATGTAGCCGGCGAACCCGCCGATGATGAAGAAGAGCGGCATCACCTGGAGCACCCAGCTGACGGGCACGATCCACCACGATCCATCGCTGGCGTTCGCGAACACCGGGCTGCCGTCGACGACGGTGACTCCGACCATGATGGCGTGGAGGAGCACGACTCCCGCGACGCAGACCGCACGCAGGAAGTCGATCGCGGTGTCGCGACCTGCCGGCAGCGGGTCTCGAAGTGCGGTGAGGGATGGTGCCTCGACGATGGCCATGAAGTCCTCCTCGGATGGGGTGTCCGAGGAGCGTATGAACGCGGTGCCGTGCGGGGGATCACCCCCAGGGCTGGTTCGCACCCCTACCGGGGTGTGATCCTGGCGAGGCTCAGGACGCGGGTTCGACCAGGCCGGCGTCGTACGCGAGGATCACGGCGTGCACACGGTCGCGGAGCCGGAGCTTCGCCAGCACCTTGCCGACGTGGGTCTTCACGGTCTGCTCGGCGATGAACAGATCGGCGGCGATCTCGCTGTTCGATCTGCCACGCCCGATGAGCACGAGCACCTCTCGCTCTCGGTCGGTGAGCTCGGCCAGCGAGGTCGCGGCTCGCGGTGTGCGCGGCCGCCGCCCTGCGAACTGCTCGATCATGCGCCTCGTCACGCTGGGGGCGAGCAACGCGTCGCCGCCGGCGACCACGCGCACGGCGTGGACGAGTTCTTCCGGAAGAGCGTCTTTCAGCAGGAACCCGCTCGCCCCGGCCTCGAGCGCGTCGTACACGTAGTCGTCGATGTCGAAGGTCGTGAGCATGAGGATCCGCGGCACATGGGCTGCGGGGTAGCCGGGACCGAGGATGCGACGGGTCGCCTCGATGCCGTCGACCTCCGGCATCCGCACGTCCATCAGGATGACGTCCGGATCGAGCCGCGCGGCGAGAGCGACGGCCTCGGCGCCGTCGGCCGCCTGCCCGGCGACACGGATGCCGTCGTGAGCGTCGAGGAGCGCGGCGAATCCGGCGCGCACCATGGCCTGGTCATCGGCGATGAGGACGCTGATCGTCACGGGGTCTCCTCGGGGTGCTCTGGGGTGTTGTCCCGCGGTGGTGCGTCTCTGAGCGGCAGCGAGGCGATGACTTCCCAGCCGCCGCCCGTCGTGGGGCCCGCGTCGAACGAGCCGCCCAACAGCTCGACGCGCTCGCGCATGCCGCGCAGCCCGTATCCGCCGCCGGGAGACGCGGGTGAGCCCGAGGCACGGCCGTTGCGGACGCGGATTCCGACCGCGTCGGGGTCGGCCTGCACGCGCACCGTGACGGCGGCACCCGATGCATGTCGCACCGCGTTGCTCAACGCCTCCTGGGCGATCCGGAAGGCCGCGATCTGGACGGCCTGCGGCGCATCCGTCACGGAACCCGTGATCTCCAGGCCGACGGTCACTCCGGCTCGACGGATGGTGTCGACGAGGGCGGGGATGTCGTCGATGCCCTGCTGCGGTGCGAGCTCGGCCGTCTGGTCTTCGGTGCGGAGAACCCCGAGCATCCGTCGCATCTCGGTCAGCGAGGTGCGCGCCGTGGCCGCGATGCTGTCGAACTCCACGGACGCGGCATCTCCGATCTCGGGCAACCGGTAGCGTGCGGTCGACGCCTGCACCTGGATCACGGACATGCTGTGCGCGATCACGTCATGCAGCTCGCGAGCGATGCGGGTGCGCTCCTCGACGAGAGCTCGTCGTGATTCCTCGAGGGCGGAGTGCTCGCGCTCGCGGGTGAGCTCGGCAGACACCCGAACGCGTCCGGCGACGAGCACCGCCACCAGGAACATCGCCGCGGCCACCGAGGTCGTGACGATGAGGTCGGCGGTGACGCTGCCGGCCGTCTCGGGAGTGGCGACGACTTCGGGGCGCAGCAGCGGCGCCGTGAGGGCGAGCAGAGCTCCGATGGCCAGGGGGAAGACGCCCGCTCTGGCCCCGTGCACGAAGGTCACGACGCCGACCAGGATCACGAACGTCAGCAGCGCGGGCACAGACCACGGCCAGGGGGCCTCCGTCGCGAGAGCCGGGACGACGAGAAGCGGAAGAGTGAACGCCGCAGCGCAGAACAGCGCGATCGCCCATCGCGGGTGACGCAGCGACATCAGTGGTGCGGCGCACAGAGCGGCACCGAGGATGAACGAGAGCGGCAGCGAGGTGCCGTACAGCACGGTCTGCACCGGCACGAGCACCGAGAACAGCACGAGGCTCGCAGCGCCGAGCGCCGTGAGCGCGGCGGTGCGACGGCTGATGCGGGGAGCGCGCTCGGTGCGCGGCCGACGACGTGCCATGTCTGTCATCCTGCCAGTTGCAGAACACGGGTGCGTCGCCGACGGGATGCCGTGACGCGGTCGATCACCAGCCCGATGACGAGAGCCACGACGATGCCGATGCCGGCGCTCACGAGCGGCTGGTCCTTGATCCACGAGCCCGCGAGAAGTCCGATGGCGAGGCTCAGGGCGCTCCAGCTGATGCCTCCCACGATGCTCAACGGGAGGAACCTCCGCCAGGGGAAGCGCAGGGCACCGGCTGACATGTTGACGGCGACGCGGCCGACCGGGATGTACCGGGCGCCCAGAATGAGCGTCGCACTGCGGTGCGCGAGTGCTCTCTCTGCATGAGCGAATGCGGAGGCGACTCGCGGACGGCGCATCCATGCCCACCTGGTCGTGCCCAGCCTGCGGCCGAGGGCGAACGCGATGTTGTCGCCGATCGTCGCCCCCACAGCGGCGATGAGGCCGAGGGGCAGCAGCGTCCAGAACTCACCGGTCGACGCGAGTACCGCGGCGGCTGCCACGAGGACTGTCTCGCTCGGCACCGGCGGGAAGAAGCCGTCGATGATCGTCACCGCGAGCAGCACGGCGTACAGCCAGGGAGAGGCGACGGTCTGCAGGATCAGCTCGTTGATAACATCCACCTCAGAAGGCTAGGAAGCAGGTGGCTGGTGGGGCATCACCCTGAGGTATCGACCGCGTCCCTCTGGAGAGGTAGATCCGACGATCGCCCGACCGAGGTCGGGGCGACCACCGTGCACGGCCTGCTGGTCGACGACCAGACCCGGTGCGAGCACTATCAGGGGCCGCTCGACGTCATCGCCCTCAAGTTCGCGTGCTGCCGCGACTGGTACCCGTGCCACCTGTGTCACGCGGAGCTCGCCCGGCACGATGCGCGCCGGTGGTCGACGGACGAGCGTTCGACGCAGGCGGTGCTCTGCGGCGTCTGCGGTTCGCTGCTGAGCATCGACGCCTACCTCGAGACATCGGAGTGTCCGACGTGCTCGGCGGTCTTCAATCCGGGCTGCCGGCTGCATCACGATCTGTACTTCGACTGAACACACAGCCGGGCGATCTATACTGGGAGTTTGGCCCCTCGGCCTGAATCCCCTTGAACGAACGGACATCCCGCTGTGCTTGCCGTGCACGAACTCGAGATCCGCGTGGGCGCACGCCTCCTGATGGAGAACGTGTCGTTCCGCGTGAGCGACGGAGACAAGATCGGTCTCGTCGGCCGCAACGGTGCAGGCAAGACCACGCTCACCAAGGTGCTCGCCGGTGACGTTCTGCCGTCGGGCGGAAGCGTGACCCGCTCGGGCCAGCTCGGCTACCTGCCGCAGGATCCCCGATCGGGCAACCCCGAAGACCTCGCCCGCACCCGCATCCTCGACGCCCGCGGACTCGGCCAGCTCAACCTCGGGATGAGCGAAGCCGCACTCGCGATGGGGTCGGACGACCCCGCGGTCGCCGACAAGGCGATGAAGCGCTACGCGCGTCTCACCGAGGAGTTCGAAGGTCAGGGCGGGTACGCGGCCGAGGCTGAGGCAGCCTCCATCGCGAACAACCTGTCGCTGCCCGACCGCATCCTCGACCAGCCGCTCTCGACGCTGTCCGGTGGTCAGCGCCGTCGTATCGAGCTGGCCCGCATCCTCTTCTCCGATGCGGAGACGATGATCCTCGATGAGCCGACCAACCACCTCGACGCCGACAGCGTCGTGTGGCTGCGCGAGTTCCTCAAGAACTACAAGGGCGGGCTGATCGTGATCAGTCACGACGTCGAGCTCGTCGGCGAGACCGTCAACCGGGTGTTCTACCTCGACGCGAACCGCCAGATCATCGACACCTACAACATGAACTGGAAGAACTACCTGCGTCAGCGGGTGGCCGACGAGGAGCGCCGCAAGAAGGAGCGCGCCAACGCCGAGAAGAAGGCCACGACCCTGCAGCTGCAGGCGGCCCGCTTCGGGGCGAAGGCGTCGAAGGCCGCCGCCGCTCATCAGATGATCGCGCGTGCCGACAAGCTGCTCGCCGGACTCGATGACGTCCGCCAGGAAGAACGCGTCGCCAAGCTGCGCTTCCCGAAGCCCGCACCGTGCGGCAAGACCCCGATGATGGCGACCGGACTCTCGAAGTCCTATGGCTCACTCGAGATCTTCACCGACGTCGACCTCGCGATCGACCGCGGATCCAAGGTCGTCGTGCTCGGACTCAACGGTGCAGGAAAGACGACGCTGCTGCGCATGCTCGCGGGCGTCGACCAGCCCGACACCGGTCAGCTCGAGCCCGGACACGGTCTCAAGGTCGGGTACTACGCGCAGGAGCACGAGAACCTCGATGTGAATCGTTCGGTGCTCGAGAACATGGTGTCGGCTGCTCCGCACATCACCGAGATGGAAGCGCGCAGAGTGCTCGGCTCGTTCCTGTTCACCGGAGATGATGTGCTCAAGCCCGCCGGGGTGCTCTCCGGCGGTGAGAAGACGCGTCTCTCGCTGGCGACGCTCGTGGTCTCGTCCGCGAACCTGCTGCTGCTCGACGAGCCCACCAACAACCTCGACCCCGCATCGCGCGAGGAGATCCTCGGCGCGCTCGCGCACTACGAGGGAGCAGTCGTGCTCGTCTCGCACGACCCGGGTGCGGTGCAGTCGCTCAACCCCGAGCGCGTTCTGATCCTCCCCGACGGAGTCGAAGACCTCTGGAGCCAGGAGTACCAGGACCTCATCGAGCTCGCCTGATCCTTCGCCCCTCGTGGCATAGTCGAGAGCGTGACGCACGACGAACATGACTTCGACACCGCCCAGCTCAACGAGTGGCTGAAGGGTCGGCACGCTCTCACCGGGCGAGCCCCTGACTGGGATCTCAGCGCACTTCCTGACGACCCGAGCGCGCTGTTCGCCACGTGGCTGCGCGCAGCGGCTGAGGCCGGGGTGGCTGAGCCGCACACGGTGACCCTCGCGACCGTGGATGCCGACGGACTGCCCGACGCTCGCACGCTCATCCTGAAGCGGATCGATGAGCGAGGCTGGGCGTTCGCCAGCACGAGGTCGTCCCGCAAGGGCGCGCAGCTGGCTGCCTCGCCGGGCGCGGCCCTGAACTTCTGGTGGCAGCCGCAGGTGCGCGCGGTGCGGGTGCGCGGCCGTGTGGAAGAGGCGACTGCCGAGGAGAGCGCCGCTGATCTCGCAGCGCGCTCCCCGGCCGCGCGGGCAGAGGTCGCCGACGGCGACTGGGTGCTGTGGCGGATCATCCCCACTCGGGTCGAGTTCTGGCAGGGATCGAGAGACCGCCGTCACACGCGGGTGGTCTTCGACGCTGTCGACGACGGATGGAGCCGCTCGATCATGGGCGGCCCGGCAGATCAGAGGTCGGAAGGGCGAAGGGCGTGAGCGGATACCAGGTGATCGAGATCGGTGCTCTCGACGAGTGGCGCGCACATCATGGCGGGTTCGACCAGGCGCGCTCGCGCGACGGCCGTCGAGTCGTCGATCATGAGCTGACGATGCAGTACATCGGCCTCACCGCGAACGCCCTCGAACCGGGGGAGGAAGCCGGCTACTGGCACGTCCATTCGCGGGTCGAGGAGCTCTATGTGTTTCTCGACGGACGCGGGCAGCTGGGACTCGACGACGAGGTCGTGGAGGTGGGCCCGGGAACGGTGATCCGCGTGGGACAGGGCGTCGCGCGTACCTGGCGCGCTCGGTCCGACAGCCCGGGAGAGCTGCGCTGGCTCTGCATTCGAGCCGGAGGAGAACAACTTCCGCATCTCCCCGACGACAGCTCTCGCCTCCCCGAGAAGCCGATTCCCTGGCGGGATTGATCCGTGGCCGAGCTCCTGCCGCCGCGTCCGTCATCACCGCCGGCTTTCACGGATGACTTCACTCGGGGGCTCGACGCGGAGAAGTGGGTTCCGCACTACCTGCCGCACTGGACGGTGCCCGAGCGCTCCGCAGCGCGATTCGCTTTCGTCGAGGGCGGACTGCAACTCCGGATCGAGCACGATCAGCTCGACTGGCGACCGGACGACGCGCCGCTGCGGGTCTCGAATCTGCAGACGGCGACGTACTCCGGTCCGGTCGGATCGACCGCCGGCACGCATCGCCACCGCGACGACGGGCTCGTGGTCGAGACGCATACGCCGCCGCGACTGCTCTTCACACCCTGTCGTGGGCGGATCGACCTCACGGTTGCCGCGGGCACCGACGAAGGATGCATGCTCGCGGCGTGGCTCGTCGGTACCGAACACCTCTCCGAGACGGACGCCGGCGAGATCTGCATCTTCGAGATCGACGCCTCAGCTGTCGGGAGCACGACGCGGGTACGAACGGGCATCAAGTCGCACCACGACACGAGGTTGACGACCGACATGGTCGAGGTGACCCTCCCGTTCGATGCCCGGAGGCCGCATACCTGGACCGTGATCTGGGGCGATGGCGAGACGATCATCGGATGTGAGGGGCGGGTGGTGCGCCGCTTCACTCAGGCACCGGACTATCCCATGCTCCTGATGATCGACCTCTTCGAGATCGGCGGGCCCGCAGGCGCGTACCCCAAGACCGCCGTCATCGGCGAGGTGACGGCCTGGGACTGACGCGAGTCAGCGGGCGTCGAGCAGCTCGTCCTCGACGTCGGCGTCCTTGTCGCGCCGCCGAGTCGTCTTCACCGGTGCGGGCATTCCCTCGACCTCTTCACGGTGCTTCACGATCTCGGTCCGGATGATGTACCCGATGAAGACGAAGCCCATCAGCGCGAACAGGATCCACTGGATCGCGTAGGACAGGTGCGGTCCCGGGTCGTCGGTGGGTGAGTCGAAGCCGCCGAGGGTCCCGTCGCCGGGTGGAGTCTCGCTGACGATCTGCCCGTACGCGCTCGTGATGACGTCTCCGTCGACCAGCTCGGCGATCGAGGGGAGGTTGATCGTCGGCACCTGCCCATCGGGAGCACCTCGCCCCGAGGCCGGGAGCTGCTCACCCGGGCGCAGGCGCACGATGACCTCGACCTCTCCGGTCGGAGGAGCCGGAACGGAATCCGGGGAGTCGCCGTCGCCCGGCGGCACCCATCCGCGATCGACGATGAACACACGGCCGTCGACGTCGCGGAACGGCACCAGGACCTCGAACGCGCTCGTGCCGCCGTGCGGGCGGTTGCGCACCAGCAGCTGATCATCGGCGATGTACTCGCCGTTCAGCACCACGGGATGCCACACGTCACCGGGATCGAGCACTCCGTCGTCGCCGATGAGATCGGCGAGAGGGACGGGATCGGCGTCGTAGTTCTCCTCCACGAGCGCGATCTGCTCAGATCGCGTCTCATTGCGCTCGAACTGCCAGTTCGACAGGAACGCGCAGGCGATCGCGAATCCGATCGCGATCAGCACGTATACGGTCCATCTACCCATCCGGGCACTCACGAGGGCACACCATCTCTCACTGTCACGGGGAAGTCCCTGGCCGCCAGGTAGTCACGGAGGAAGCCGACATGCTCATCGCACGCGAGCCAGATCTTCTCACGGTCGGCCGCGTGGATACGCGGGTTACGCCACACCACCTGCATGGTCGCCGCGTTCCGGCATCCGGCGCGCGAGCACTCCAATCCACTCACTCGCGATCCTGGCGGCTCTCGTGGATGGTGATGATGCCTGGAGCTGGGGTCTCGTCGACCGGGAGCGTCGGAGTCGCGGCCGGAGCCTCCAACTGCTGCACCGGGGACTCTGCCATGGTCTCAGTGCTGTCGCTGCCCGCGTTCGCGAAGACGACGGCGATGTACGGGAGCACCGCGGCGGCCAGCGCGAACACCCAGGTGTACCAGCCGTAGGGCTGCACGAACATCATCAGGGCGAAGCAGACGATGCGGATGGTCATCGTGAGCGCGTATCGGCGCACGCGGTGGTCAGCCTCGTCTTTCGGCGACTGCGGAAGCGAGGTGACGGCAGGGACCAGGGGCTTGCTCTTCACGATGAGTCCAGCCTACGCCGCCGCGGGCTCCGCGGCTCGCCCGTCTGCCGCTAGGCGGAGAAGAGGAACGGCAGCGTGAAGGCGCCGAAGAAGAGGAAGCCGATCACCGTCATGACGATGCCGACGACCAAGACCGCGACCATGATGTACCCCATGATGAGGCCCGCGAAGGCCATGCCGCGGCCGCCGATCGCCGGGTTCTCTTTCGTCTGTCGCAGCGCCATGTGACCGGTGATGACGGCCACGATCGACGCGAGCAGCGGCACCACCGCCCAGAAGAGGACGACGCCCGCGATTCCGCAGATCAGCGAGGTGATCGCGAGTCCGCTGGCGGGGCGAGGAGCGGGGTAGGGCACCGCGCCGTAGTTCGGATATCCGGCACCGGGCTGACCCGGTGCGGACGCCGCCCCGTAGTACGGCGGCTGGGCGGCGGCGTACGGCTGAGCCACCGCAGAGCCGTAGGGCTGCTGCGGGGCATACTGCGGCGGCTGCGGCGACGGGTTCGCGTACCCCTGCGAAGGAGCGACCGACGGCGCCGCACCGGGATACGCCTGGTGCGGCTGCGCCGAGGGAGCCGGCGGAGCCGGTGCGAGAGGCGCCGCCGGGGGAGTCG is a genomic window containing:
- a CDS encoding DUF3099 domain-containing protein; the protein is MKSKPLVPAVTSLPQSPKDEADHRVRRYALTMTIRIVCFALMMFVQPYGWYTWVFALAAAVLPYIAVVFANAGSDSTETMAESPVQQLEAPAATPTLPVDETPAPGIITIHESRQDRE
- a CDS encoding DUF4190 domain-containing protein yields the protein MAGTLNPTKGITVSDNSIPTSADGQQPTPPAAPLAPAPPAPSAQPHQAYPGAAPSVAPSQGYANPSPQPPQYAPQQPYGSAVAQPYAAAQPPYYGAASAPGQPGAGYPNYGAVPYPAPRPASGLAITSLICGIAGVVLFWAVVPLLASIVAVITGHMALRQTKENPAIGGRGMAFAGLIMGYIMVAVLVVGIVMTVIGFLFFGAFTLPFLFSA